A single Cryptococcus deuterogattii R265 chromosome 2, complete sequence DNA region contains:
- a CDS encoding exosome complex component RRP40: protein MEDECDAFPPRLALYEVGHPLSPSKAHQSFDLQSKTLPARSFNPMPTLILPGETVPIPSISKAVVLGPGISQSALTLQPPSNAASGSSPAPGYIATRLGMLYSGKGKEKSQKLWIEGNSKRYIPAQKDIVLGIIIARHADGYRVDLGCSQMAQLDALAFEGATKRSKPNLKVGTLVFARVMSASRDMEPELECFDPNTGKSDGFGELKGGVMVNITLQLCRRLLDRNHIVLPTIASVLPFEIAIGLNGRVWMKAETVGETLAMKRLIESVNDHIVPVEEKAIKQKLQEYLS, encoded by the exons ATGGAGGACGAATGTGATGCATTTCCCCCTAGGCTTGCTCTGTACGAAGTAGGACATCCACTAAGTCCATCAAAAGCCCACCAATCGTTTGATCTCCAATCGAAAACCCTACCAGCTCGGAGTTTCAACCCCATGCCAACTCTTATTCTACCGGGGGAAACAGTCCCTATCCCATCGATATCAAAAGCCGTTGTGCTAGGTCCCGGCATCTCTCAATCGGCTCTAACCTTACAACCTCCCTCGAATGCCGCCTCTGGATCTTCACCAGCTCCTGGATATATCGCAACGAGACTGGGGATGTTATATTcggggaaaggaaaggaaaagagtCAGAAATTGTGGATAGAAGGAAACTCGAAGCGG TATATACCCGCGCAAAAAGATATAGTCTTGGGGATAATCATTGCGAGACATGCGGACGGGTATCGTGTAGATCTGGGCTGTTCACAGATGGCCCAGCTGGACGCTTTGGCGTTTGAGGGTGCCACAAAGAGGAGCAAACCAAACCTCAAG GTTGGTACATTAGTGTTTGCGCGTGTGATGTCCGCTAGTCGCGATATGGAACCTGAACTTGAATGTTTTGATCCCAATACTGGCAAATCGGATGGTTTTGGCGAGTTGAAAGGAGGAGTGATGGTCAATATAACCCTCCAACTGTGTAGACG TCTTCTTGATAGGAACCACATTGTCTTGCCCACCATCGCCTCTGTTCTTCCCTTTGAGATTGCTATTGGTCTTAACGGCCGAGTGTGGATGAAGGCAGAGACGGTGGGCGAGACGTTGGCAATGAAGCGGTTGATTGAAAGCGTGAATGATCACATCGTCCcggtggaagaaaaggcaatTAAGCAAAAATTGCAAGAGTATCTATCCTGA
- a CDS encoding replication factor A1: MTSPLTAGFCEKATSIEDVSECFDSVVQVLNVKKIASTDTTAVDRYRAILSDGQYFIQAMLATQLNHFVESKQVDKHSLVKVINFSVNSVSGRKLLIILALEVVPWTDEKIGNPVSVDQAKTSASASAQPAGAHSAPPQSATTAPAPARGQASARNAFSARSGNTKPKGDLGPLYPIEGLSPYQNRWTIKARVTQKSDIRHYSNQRGDGKLFNVTFMDETGEIRATGFNDAVDNFYNLLEVGKVFFVSRARINIAKKQFSNVNNEYEIMFERDTEIEPCADESVPQVKYSFKGIGDLGELQKDDVCDVIGVVREVGELGSVTSRATNKPFAKRDLQLVDQSGQSVRLTLWGKQAETFQADDQPVIAFKGVKVGDFGGRSLSMFSNATMTINPDIPEAHSLRGWFDAEGHNRHFTAYTTASVGDSAVSTAAGAGTRPAELKTIAQAKDEQLGMSEKTDFFSTEATVAFIKKDPFSYPACANPDNCAKKVVEDGSGWWCEKCQRRWDEPIHRYILSLNVMDYTGQFWMTAFNETAEQIMGISANDLMKLKNEGNDLDYDAHFAKATARTYVFQMMAKQDSFNDQVRVRYQCRKVAAPDYVADSAYLSQMISQMTV; this comes from the exons ATGACAAGCCCGCTTACAGCCGGATTTTGCGAAAAAGCAACATCTATAGAGGACGTCTCAGAATGCTTCGATTCTGTCGTTCAAGTCCTCAACGTTAAAAAGATTGCTTCCACAGACACAACTGCTGTCGACAGATATCG GGCGATTTTGTCCGATGGACAGTACTTTATTCAGGCAATGCTTGCTACTCAACTGAATCACTTTGTGGAGAGCAAGCAAGTTGACAAACATTCTCTTGTCAAGGTTATAAACTTTTCTGTTAATAGTGTTTCAGGCAGGAA GCTATTGATTATCCTCGCGCTGGAGGTTGTTCCTTGGACAGATGAAAAAATTGGAAATCCTGTCAGCGTTGACCAAGCAAAGACCAGCGCGTCCGCCTCTGCCCAGCCTGCTGGAGCCCATTCTGCCCCTCCTCAGTCCGCTACTACTGCACCCGCGCCTGCACGTGGCCAGGCATCTGCCCGGAATGCCTTTTCCGCGAGATCAGGAAATACAAAACCCAAAGGGGACCTGGGACCACTGTACCCCATCGAAGGACTGAGCCCTTATCAGAACAG ATGGACCATCAAAGCCCGGGTAACCCAAAAGTCTGACATCCGACACTATTCTAACCAAAGGGGGGATGGTAAACTTTTCAACGTGACTTTTATGGATGAAACT GGCGAAATCAGAGCAACCGGATTCAACGATGCTGTCGACAATTTCTACAACCTTCTTGAAGTCGGCAAGGTGTTTTTTGTATCGCGTGCTCGGATCAACATCGCTAAAAAGCAGTTCAGCAACGTCAACAATGAGTATGAGATCATGTTTGAGAGGGACACGGAGATAGAACCTTGTGCAGACGAGTCGGTGCCACAGGTCAAGTATAGCTTCAAAGGTATTGGAGATCTCGGAGAATTacagaaggatgatgtctGTG ATGTTATTGGCGTGGTGAGGGAGGTGGGTGAACTAGGATCTGTAACATCTCGAGCTACAAATAAGCCA TTCGCCAAACGAGATCTGCAGCTTGTTGATCAGTCTGGTCAAAGCGTGCGTCTTACCCTTTGGGGTAAGCAAGCTGAAACATTCCAAGCCGATGATCAGCCGGTCATTGCCTTCAAGGGGGTCAAAGTTGGTGACTTTGGAGGTCGATCACTGTCGATGTTCAGCAACGCCACTATGACTATCAATCCTGATATTCCTGAAGCTCACTCTCTTCGAGGTTGGTTTGATGCCGAAGGCCACAATAGACACTTCACTGCGTACACGACTGCGTCTGTCGGTGACAGTGCTGTCAGCACTGCTGCAGGTGCCGGGACGCGACCTGCTGAACTGAAGACCATCGCACAAGCAAAGGACGAGCAGCTCGGTATGTCAGAGAAGACCGACTTCTTCAGTACCGAAGCGACTGTAGCGTTTATCAAAAAAGatcctttttcttatcCGGCTTGTGCCAATCCCGACAATTGTGCGAAaaaagtggtggaggatgggagtGGTTGGTGGTGTGAAAAGTGTCAACGAAGATGGGATGAGCCCATTCATCG TTACATTCTTTCGTTGAATGTGATGGATTACACAGGTCAATTCTGGATGACGGCATTCAACGAAACTGCTGAGCAGATCATGGGCATCAGCGCCAACGACTtgatgaagttgaagaatgagggAAATGATCTGGATTATGATGCTCACTTTGCCAAAGCGACAGCAAGAACGTATGTGTTCCAGATGATGGCAAAGCAGGACTCTTTTAAT GATCAAGTGCGGGTGCGATATCAGTGCCGAAAGGTTGCAGCGCCGGATTACGTTGCCGATTCTGCCTATCTATCACAAATGATCAGCCAGATGACCGTATAA
- a CDS encoding endoplasmic reticulum protein: protein MWWPFQWLFIYVLGGLTFIPLVVVIIVVYAIKYGSSPIGDDDPFKLRKNQLQSQMEKEEQLQKHHSKDKTTASGVPSVSGWLTIRRHFYPNSTGGDRDIPSSNKGNASTAVTGFVAASPIDASTEDENPARRSAELKDIDQVIDTVVGDSNAPSMNAAPKPTYSSRIAQTYRSIVPRQNKLPTPKSYFFCVLKSSVLFLYEDETQSNCAAAIGIEDYTVGIENGEGQFDGKDGEMFSKRNAIVLKVREGGRGIPLLSKTMSAEDGDGEANGPIYLFSKSNTRMEDWYMALLQVSSHPPTFDDVFSIKDMKNMVDTIDTEPDPIPMRWFNAFVGRVFFGFYRTEAFEQFIISKIMKKLSKVPRPSFLSPIVVREVNVGSSPPFFSKPMLKDLTASGTAAFEVHVQHRSHASQPASDVRLTIATTATIPTGFKPYVVNLVLAVVLKSFEGNLLVQIKEPPSNRVWYGFTEMPKFEMEIIPVVSERKIQIGMVLKAIEKQLRDVIAESVVLPNMDDLAFFNSCDYPVRGGIFNYAAKIKRNAKGEKEDTFQSSEESKQEAVSSGSEASSTTLRHRHQKQTSHTPTIVVPSLTSTAPSPSLLSSQLGADTGTEIVRTESTPATFSSSSASSRKAAALSATKKWFAAPGVKPSSSMTQNLTGGVGQEPNDDSSTSENLSKRSTESQEFDRKIGQGGQKNWENRPEVTSVEVSLSTTSHPDIPGPVQASKVSDLTSDSTSTLGLVAASPSKFSETSSIATSSTETSLKTIPTDQNEISTIPHQLGMASTSSLISSLRSRDKKALQAQMGSAKEQMKKWSVNFGAKRRLKAGTTEEGDGSEKDEGKQALYRPREEEEDVRDDDHVPSPSQSHSHKRTTSSQSHGLSLQERLNAAAHETHATVLPHTPSNPMFIPERQRSSSTASRPSLLSSPSKTPSLAPVGISPPTWAPEGGRPTVGVFSDEAASTSSNILAAQAQSMSEGHTRRQSISTPVSTQPAAGRSMVVPRVPKRPGQVTGIGSSDLLPSKMNEGSTVERDQGEGLKLGPTENVKDEHRPEPPTLPPRKNIETIQTEESREQEPWGISPAHSVGVPPPLPPRKGALDPLSKLKGLEQQNDQNVQLRTPEQIPNSSCSARLSEVFHSQSEHERSSSPEGVQSRLSNDKRPVHNFSQAIVSFSDEPRNHGDDNDHGFTPCESQAPRASLAQNAKDNTGDSDAESALRMVAMKYEEVKKAKEVKSNPEGEKVDAVDKDDVPKSTKENDAKTPAENNRNFTLL, encoded by the exons ATGTGGTGGCCGTTCCAGTGGCTCTTCATCTACGTCTTAGGCGGCTTGACGTTCATTCCTTTGGTTGTCGTCATTATCGTCG TGTATGCCATCAAGTACGGGTCTTCCCCTATAGGGGATGATGATCCTTTCAAGCTTCGTAAAAATCAGCTGCAAAGtcagatggagaaagaggaacaaCTGCAGAAGCATCATTCAAAAGACAAAACGACCGCTTCCGGAGTGCCTTCTGTATCAGGATGGCTGACGATTAGACGGCATTTTTACCCCAATAGTACAGGCGGCGACCGTGACATTCCTTCGTCAAACAAGGGGAACGCCTCGACAGCAGTGACTGGGTTTGTCGCGGCCTCCCCGATAGACGCATCGACTGAGGATGAAAACCCGGCGAGGCGATCAGCAGAGCTGAAAGACATCGATCAGGTGATTGACACTGTGGTTGGGGACTCTAATGCCCCCAGCATGAATGCAGCCCCGAAACCAACATATTCCTCTCGTATCGCTCAAACATACCGCAGCATTGTTCCCCGACAGAATAAACTACCTACACCGAAATCGTACTTCTTTTGTGTCCTCAAATCCTCAGTTCTATTCTTGTATGAGGACGAAACTCAGTCAAATTGTGCCGCAGCTATCGGGATTGAAGATTATACTGTGGGAATTGAGAACGGGGAGGGTCAGTTTGAcggaaaagatggagagatgtTTTCCAAAAGAAATGCGATAGTGCTAAAAgtcagagaaggaggaagaggtatCCCTTTACTTAGTAAAACCATGAGTgctgaagatggagatggagaagccAATGGACCAATCTATTTATTCTCCAAATCTAACACTAG GATGGAAGACTGGTACATGGCTTTGCTTCAGGTGTCTTCTCACCCACCGACTTTTGATGATGTTTTCTCGATCAAAGATATGAAAAATATGGTGGACACCATCGATACGGAACCCGACCCCATACCTATGAGATGGTTCAATGCCTTCGTGGGCCGAGTGTTTTTTGGATTCTATAGGACAGAAGCGTTCGAACAG TTCATCATAAGCAAAATCATGAAGAAGTTATCAAAAGTCCCAAGGCCTAGTTTCCTCAGTCCCATTGTCGTGCGGGAGGTCAACGTTGGATCCTCCCCTCCTTT TTTTTCCAAACCAATGCTCAAAGATCTGACAGCATCGGGTACAGCAGCTTTTGAAGTCCATGTCCAACATCGTTCACATGCTTCCCAGCCGGCCTCAGATGTTCGACTGACCATCGCGACGACTGCTACAATCCCTACGGGCTTCAAGCCTTATGTGGTAAACCTTGTGTTGGCTGTTGTCTTAAAGTCATTCGAAGGTAACCTTTTGGTGCAAATCAAGGAGCCGCCAAGCAATAGGGTGTGGTACGGCTTCACCGAGATGCCCAAGTTTGAAATGGAGATCATCCCGGTAGTCAGTGAGCGGAAGATCCAGATTGGTATGGTCCTGAAGGCCATTGAGAAGCAGCTGCGAGACGTT ATCGCGGAATCGGTCGTTTTACCTAACATGGACGATTTGGCTTTCTTCAATTCTTGCGACTATCCTGTACGGGGTGGCATTTTCAATTATGCCGCGAAAATCAAAAGAAATGCCAAgggggaaaaagaggatACTTTTCAGTCATCAGAGGAATCCAAACAAGAAGCAGTTTCCTCTGGTTCTGAAGCAAGCAGCACTACGCTTCGTCACAGACATCAAAAACAAACTTCACACACCCCCACTATTGTCGTCCCGTCGCTAACCTCGACAGCCCCGAGCCCTTCATTGCTGAGCTCCCAGTTGGGAGCTGATACTGGCACGGAAATCGTTCGCACAGAATCAACCCCTGCTACATTCTCTTCTAGCAGTGCGTCATCAAGGAAAGCTGCCGCCTTAAGTGCTACAAAGAAGTGGTTCGCTGCCCCAGGAGTCAAGCCGTCGTCTTCAATGACTCAGAATTTGACGGGGGGCGTGGGCCAAGAGCCAAATGATGATAGTTCCACTAGTGAGAACTTATCGAAGAGAAGTACAGAGAGTCAAGAATTCGATAGGAAGATTGGACAGGGGGGACAAAAGAACTGGGAAAATAGACCGGAGGTAACCTCAGTAGAGGTTTCTTTATCAACTACTTCTCACCCAGATATACCTGGACCAGTGCAAGCTAGTAAAGTCAGTGATCTTACATCAGATAGTACAAGTACGTTGGGTCTAGTTGCTGCTTCCCCATCCAAGTTTTCAGAAACGTCCTCCATAGCCACATCATCGACAGAGACGTCCCTTAAAACTATACCTACCGACCAAAACGAGATTTCTACCATCCCTCATCAACTAGGGATGGCAAGCACCTCGTCTCTCATAAGCAGCCTCCGGTCAAGGGACAAGAAAGCGCTTCAAGCACAAATGGGCAGTGCTAAAgagcagatgaagaagtggagCGTAAATTTTGGTGCCAAGCGCCGGCTAAAGGCTGGAACTACcgaggaaggggatggatcggaaaaagatgaagggaaaCAAGCCCTCTACAGGCccagagaagaggaagaagatgtgcGGGATGATGACCATGTACCGTCACCCAGCCAGTCCCATAGTCACAAGCGCACGACTAGTAGTCAGTCGCATGGGTTGTCACTCCAAGAGAGACTCAATGCTGCCGCACACGAAACTCATGCCACTGTTCTCCCCCATACACCCTCTAACCCAATGTTCATTCCTGAAAGGCAGCGTTCTTCATCGACCGCCTCTCGACCCAGTCTACTTTCGTCTCCCTCCAAAACACCGAGTTTAGCCCCTGTTGGAATTTCGCCTCCCACATGGGCTCCGGAAGGTGGGCGACCCACTGTCGGCGTATTCAGTGATGAGGCGGCCTCCACGTCGTCTAATATACTTGCAGCCCAAGCTCAATCTATGTCTGAAGGGCATACCAGGCGTCAATCGATTTCCACTCCCGTCTCAACTCAGCCGGCTGCAGGGAGAAGTATGGTGGTGCCTCGGGTACCAAAACGCCCCGGCCAAGTCACGGGCATTGGTTCGTCTGACCTATTGCCATCAAAAATGAATGAAGGGTCCACCGTAGAGCGTGATCAAGGAGAGGGCCTGAAGCTGGGGCCTACGGAGAATGTGAAAGACGAGCACAGGCCGGAACCTCCCACATTGCCACCCAGAAAGAATATTGAAACCATACAAACTGAGGAGTCAAGAGAGCAAGAACCATGGGGCATTTCGCCTGCTCATAGTGTCGGCGTTCCGCCGCCGCTCCCACCCAGAAAGGGTGCTTTAGATCCTCTGTCGAAGCTAAAAGGGTTAGAGCAGCAGAACGATCAAAATGTCCAACTACGTACCCCGGAGCAGATACCCAATTCCTCTTGCAGTGCGCGCCTTTCCGAAGTGTTCCACTCACAATCGGAACATGAACGCAGTAGTTCGCCGGAAGGGGTACAGTCAAGATTATCTAATGACAAGCGACCAGTGCATAATTTCTCGCAGGCCATCGTCTCATTCTCTGACGAGCCGAGGAACCATGGTGACGATAATGACCATGGTTTTACGCCTTGTGAATCTCAGGCGCCTAGGGCTTCCTTAGCACAAAATGCAAAAGACAACACCGGAGATTCCGACGCCGAGAGTGCACTGAGGATGGTGGCAATGAAATATGAGGAAGTTAAGAAAGCTAAGGAGGTCAAATCAAATCCAGAGGGCGAGAAAGTGGATGCAGTCGATAAAGATGATGTTCCGAAGAGTACGAAAGAAAATGACGCTAAAACGCCGGCTGAGAACAACAGAAATTTTACATTGCTATAG
- a CDS encoding cytochrome c peroxidase mitochondrial: MSFRAPNLLRSTVGRRAGQALNLRSQVIRRRFATEGGPELGKPSPQRSSNTGYLLAGFGIAAAGAAYYFYSSGATARDSTGKADTAVRGAVATAEAKTGLRRGKDDYQKVYNRIAETLEKEGYDDGSLAPVLLRLAWHSSGTYNKEDGTGGSNYATMRFKPESDHSANNGLNVAREHMEKIKKEFPWISYGDLWTLGGVCAIQESGGPTIPWRPGRIDGYAAHVTPDGRLPDATQAQDHLRFIFNRMGFNDQEIVALSGAHAMGRCHTTRSGFDGPWTFSPVTFSNQYFALLRDEPWQWRKWNGPAQYEDKKTKTLMMLPTDMALVKDKSFKKYVDIYANDEEKFFNDFSKAFSKLIELGVPERQWAGEPWTMATSE, from the exons ATGTCCTTCAGAGCTCCCAATTTGTTGCGATCCACCGTTGGCCGACGAGCCGGTCAGGCGTTGAACCTGCGTTCTCAGGTTATCCGAAGACGATTTGCGACTGAGGGTGGACCAGAACTT GGTaaaccatctcctcaacgATCCTCTAACACAGGTTATCTCCTCGCAGGTTTCGGTATTGCTGCTGCCGGTGCTGCATACTACTTCTACAGCTCTGGCGCAACCGCGCGTGATTCCACCGGTAAAGCCGACACGGCAGTACGTGGGGCTGTTGCCACGGCTGAGGCCAAGACAGGTCTCAGAAGAGGCAAGGATGACTACCAGAAAGTCTATAACCGGATTGCCGAAActcttgagaaggagggttACGACG ATGGCTCTTTGGCCCccgtccttcttcgcttgGCTTGGCATTCCTCGGGCACCTATAATAAAGAGGATGGAACTGGAGGCTCGAACTATGCTACCATGAGGTTCAAGCCAGAGTCCGACCACAGCGCGAACAATGGCCTA AATGTCGCCAGGGAACATATGgaaaagatcaagaaggagtTCCCCTGGATCTCTTACGGGGACCTGTGGACTCTTGGTGGTGTCTGTGCCATTCAGGAGTCGGGCGGACCTACCATCCCTTGGAGGCCTGGTAGAATTGACGGTTACGCCGCTCATGTCACTCCAGATGGTAGGCTGCCTGATGCTACTCAAGCCCAAGACCATCTGAGGTTTATCTTCAACCGCATGGG CTTCAATGACCAAGAAATTGTAGCCCTCAGCGGTGCTCACGCTATGGGACGATGTCATACTA CTCGATCGGGCTTTGACGGTCCTTGGACTTTCTCCCCTGTCACCTTTTCCAACCAATactttgctcttcttcgcgACGAGCCTTGGCAGTGGAGGAAATG GAACGGACCTGCCCAGTACgaagacaagaagacaaagacCTTGATGATGCTTCC TACGGATATGGCGCTCGTCAAGGACAAGTCCTTCAAGAAATACGTTGACATCTATGCaaatgacgaagagaagTTCTTTAACGA CTTCTCTAAAGCATTCTCCAAACTCATTGAGCTTGGTGTCCCTGAGAGGCAGTGGGCCGGTGAACCTTGGACTATGGCAACCAGCGAATAA
- a CDS encoding ATP-dependent RNA helicase DRS1 translates to MADDFITTIDSDDEISNYGEPSGLPKIKDDELDPDFEFDFGGGRSEGLDLWGGDEVQGVKRGNEPINVDDIIERKRGKPIRAFKDRKRKRDEDTASEDGLAEEDEEEEGDLSDNSDAMTSGDSEEDQMDIDMTEGDGEEEDENEIEGFESEDESEEEEDDDNAQETNEDFDSDSESEEETAAEIARKDAFFSSDPTTADPTLPTSFTVMNLSRPLLRALTSLQFTAPTPIQARAIPLALLGRDILGSAVTGSGKTAAFMVPILERLCYRDRGKGGAACRVLVLCPTRELAVQCEAVGKALAEKGGLDVRFALLVGGLSLNAQAHTLRTLPDILIATPGRLIDHLTNTPSFTLSALDVLVIDEADRMLEAGFTDELEEIIKACPRSRQTMLFSATMTDSVDELVKLSLDKPIRVFVDPKRNTAKGLTQEFVRIRSDDSRSPSLLALCKRTIREKCIIFFRSKALAHQMRIVFGLFGLKAAELHGNLTQEQRLQALNDFKAGTVDYLLATDLASRGLDIKGVETVINYDMPGQLAQYTHRVGRTARAGRKGRSISLVGEADRKMLKAAIKQAEADQVRHRIIPSEAVTAMKEKLEGYKDDIQEILKEEKEEKLLRQADMEIKKGQNMVEHEAEIFSRPARTWFQSGKEKQASKNAGKDAYVGSFPSKDKSTEKEKEKLKRGKYDGLSRRLKRRKMAIEEDAADAASARKTEMGIRAAKKNALPRKITESQPRLEKAGKGKDKKKSKAKRVTGGKGSAFDSEGKKSHEGMRAKPAKVNLDKGKKKGGKGKGRK, encoded by the exons ATGGCCGACGACTTTATTACTACCATTGACTCAGATGACGAAATCTCGAACTATGGTGAGCCAAGCGGATTACCAAAGATTAAGGACGACGAGTTAGACCCCGACTTTGAATTCGATTTCGGAGGAGGCAGATCTGAGGGACTTGACCTTTGGGGAGGGGACGAAGTTCAAGGCGTGAAAAGGGGTAATGAG CCTATCAATGTCGACGACATCATTGAGCGAAAACGTGGAAAGCCCATTAGAGCGTTCAAGGACCGAAAGAGAAAACGAGATGAAGACACTGCCTCGGAGGATGGCCtggctgaggaagatgaagaggaggaaggggatcTTAGTGATAACTCAGATGCCATGACATCTGGCGAcagtgaagaagaccaaATGGACATTGACATGACTGAAGGGgacggtgaagaagaggatgagaatgaaatCGAGGGCTTTGAAAGCGAagatgagagtgaagaagaggaagacgatgacAATGCGCAGGAGACAAATGAGGACTTCGACTCTGATTCAGAAtccgaggaagagactGCTGCGGAGATCGCTCGCAAAGACGCATTCTTTTCGTCGGACCCAACAACAGCCGACCCTACACTCCCTACTTCGTTCACCGTTATGAACCTCTcccgtcctcttctccgaGCCCTCACTTCCCTCCAATTCACTGCACCTACACCTATTCAGGCACGTGCCATccctcttgcccttctGGGCAGAGATATTCTCGGTTCTGCTGTGACAGGTTCTGGTAAGACTGCTGCCTTCATGGTTCCCATCCTCGAACGATTATGCTATCGAGACAGAGGCAAGGGAGGAGCCGCATGCCGTGTCCTCGTTCTGTGTCCCACGCGAGAACTTGCGGTCCAATGTGAAGCTGTTGGAAAGGCTCTAGCCGAGAAGGGTGGCCTAGACGTCCGTTTCGCCCTCCTGGTAGGTGGTCTTTCCCTCAATGCCCAAGCACATACACTCCGCACTTTACCCGATATCCTTATTGCCACTCCCGGACGATTGATTGATCATCTTACCAACACCCCGAGTTTTACACTTTCCGCTCTCGATGTTTTGGTAATCGACGAGGCGGACCGAATGCTTGAAGCGGGTTTTACCGACGAATTAGAGGAGATCATTAAGGCATGTCCTCGCTCTCGACAAACCATGCTATTCTCCGCCACAATGACAGATTCGGTGGACGAGCTTGTAAAGCTGTCTTTGGATAAACCTATCCGAGTCTTTGTTGATCCCAAGCGCAACACCGCCAAGGGACTGACCCAAGAGTTTGTCAGAATCCGTTCGGACGATTCGAGATCTCCCAGTTTGTTGGCACTATGTAAGAGGACAATCAGGGAGAAATGTATCATATTTTTCAGGAGTAAAGCCCTTGCTCACCAAATGAGGATCGTTTTTGGTCTGTTTGGGTTGAAAGCGGCAGAGCTTCACGGTAATCTCACACAAGAACAG CGTCTCCAAGCCCTCAATGACTTTAAAGCTGGCACCGTCGATTATCTTCTTGCGACCGATCTGGCATCTCGTGGTCTTGATATCAAGGGTGTTGAAACGGTTATCAATTATGACATGCCTGGTCAACTCGCGCAGTATACTCATCGAGTTGGACGTACTGCCCGTGCTGGCCGCAAGGGTCGCTCTATCTCTTTGGTTGGCGAAGCTGATAGGAAGATGCTGAAGGCCGCTATCAAGCAGGCAGAAGCGGACCAGGTGAGGCATAGGATCATACCTAGTGAAGCTGTAACTGCcatgaaagagaagcttGAAGGATACAAGGACGACATCCAGGAAATcttgaaggaggagaaggaggaaaaacTT CTCCGACAAGCAGACATGGAAATTAAGAAGGGGCAGAATATGGTTGAGCATGAGGCTGAAATCTTTTCAAGGCCCGCTAGAACTTGGTTCCAGTCtgggaaggaaaagcaagCATCAAAGA ATGCCGGCAAAGACGCCTACGTCGGTTCCTTCCCGTCTAAGGACAAATctacagaaaaagaaaaagaaaaactcAAGCGAGGCAAGTACGATGGGCTTTCTCGTCGTCTCAAGAGGCGCAAGATGGccattgaagaggatgctGCCGATGCCGCTTCTGCTCGAAAGACTGAGATGGGTATCCGAGCTGCTAAGAAGAATGCTCTTCCCAGGAAGATAACCGAATCTCAACCCAGACTGGAGAAAGCCGGTAAgggcaaggacaagaagaagagtaaaGCAAAAAGAGTAACcggagggaagggaagcgCATTCGACAgtgagggaaagaagtCACACGAAGGAATGAGGGCGAAACCTGCCAAGGTCAACTTAGataaggggaagaagaaagggggtaaagggaagggaaggaagtaG